The nucleotide window CAGTCGCTCGACGAAGAAGGCCGGCGTGCGATTGCGGAGGAGTATGCGACGCTCACCGGGCTGGACGCGGACTTCGTCATGATCAACGACCTCCGCGTCGGGCCGTTCCGCTTTATGAAGCGACTGCTGGCCAACGAGCGGAAGATCGTCGGCCGAATGGACGGCCGGCTGACCGGGCATGATCGCGATCCCGCCGCGGCAGAGCCTTCGACGGACCCGTCGCTCGGCGGCTACTACGGGCTCTACGCCGGTGCCTTCAACGACTACGTCCGCTCAAAGCTCGGCTTTGAGAGCGACCTCGCGTACGAGGTGCTGAGCCGTCGCACACGTCCCTGGGCGGCGACGAATGACTCAATGCGAAGCTACAGCGGCGGCTACCTCAACGTCGCCGATGACCTCGAGCGAGCGCTCAACGAAATCCCCGGCATTCGCTTGTTCCTCGCCAACGGCATCT belongs to Planctomycetota bacterium and includes:
- a CDS encoding peptidase S10; translation: QSLDEEGRRAIAEEYATLTGLDADFVMINDLRVGPFRFMKRLLANERKIVGRMDGRLTGHDRDPAAAEPSTDPSLGGYYGLYAGAFNDYVRSKLGFESDLAYEVLSRRTRPWAATNDSMRSYSGGYLNVADDLERALNEIPGIRLFLANGIYDLATPWYGADYTIDQLDVPPEVRERITESYYAGGHMMYHVAEERVRIGEDIRRFIDPE